Within Gaiella occulta, the genomic segment CGATCGCGTCCCGGGCCCACTGGGAGAGCCGGAGCTGGTCATCGACCACGTACTCGCTGCGCAGCTCCTCCGGCGCCGACTCGTCGCTCGCCTGGTACTCGGTCGTATCGACCGAGAGCTCGAGCACCGCGTCCCCCAGGCAGCGCATGCACGGCCCGTGCAGGCGGGCGGCGAAGCGGATCCGGAACACGTGCCCGCTCGTCGCGCGCTGCGCCAGCAGGTCGGCGGTCACCTCTGCGGGAACGGGCAGGTAGCGCTGCCCGCCGAGGTCGAACGGCTCGAGCGCGATCGCGACGGCATCCTGGTGGTCCTCGCCCGGCCGCAGTCGCAGCCGCCGAAGCGGGAAGGTCGTCATCGGGCCAGGGTAGCGAGATGTGAGCATCCCGTAAGAATTCGGTTCGGCGCACGGACAGCAGGGCATGCTGGCGGCGAGTCCATCGCCGGCGCACGGAAGGAGGTCGATCATGAGCAAGCGAGCGAGCACACGGGGCACCGCGCTGCGGCGCAGGCCCGAGGTCGTGATCGCGGGCCTTGGAGCAGCGATCGCGGCCCTGCTCGCCGGCCTCGCGCTGGGAAGCGGCGACGCGCAGGCCCAGGGGCAGGCCGCGCCGCAGAACACGGCAGAGCCGACGATCTCCGGCACGCCGGAGATCGGCATGACGCTGACCGGCAATCGCGGCAGCTGGTCGGGCGACCCGATCACGTACGCGTACGCCTGGCTGCGCTGCGACAGTGCCGTGGCCAGCTGCACGCCGGTCGCGAACGCGACGGGCACCGGCTATCAGCTCACATCATCCGACGCGGGCTGGCGGATGGTGTTCCGCGTCACCGCCACGAACGTCGACGGGTCGACGACGAAGGCGTCGAACGCGACGGCGGTCGTCGGGTCGACGGGAGCTCCGGTCGCCACGAAGGACCCGTCCGTGTCGGGGACGCCGGCCGTCGAGCAGCGGCTGACGGCCGATCCGGGCACGTGGACAGGGCAGCAGCCGATCACGTTCACGTTCCGCTGGCTGCGCTGTGACGGGAACGGGAACAACTGCGTCGAGATCTCCGGAGCCACCGACGACCAGTACGTCGTCAAGAGCTCCGACCTCGGCCGGACGCTCCGCGTGCGCATCAGCGCCCGCAACAGCCAGGGCGAGATTGCGAAGCTGACCCCGCCGACGGCGAAGGTGGCGGCGGGCGGAGTGCCCGGGGCGATCAAGCTGCCGAACGGCGAGACGTCGATCCCGGCGACGAGCGTGCCCGCGTCCGAGCGGCTGATCGTCGCGAACGTGAGCTTCTCTCCGAGCCCGGTGCGCTCCCGCAGCACGCCGATCACGCTGCGGGTCAAGGTGGTGGACACGCGCGGATACGCGGTCCGCGACGTGCTCGTGTTCGTGCGCGCGACGCCCGTGGTGACGTCGACGCCGGTCGTCCAGAAGACCGCGGAGGACGGGTTCGTCAGCTACACCGTGCAGCCGCAGGCCGACTTCCCGATTCGCAACGGGTACAGCGTGCAGTTCTTCGTGAAGGCGTACCGCCAGGGCGACAACCCGCTCGGCGGCGTCGCCGGCTACCGGCTCGTGCAGGTGCCGACGGTGCGGTAGCCGAGCGTGATCGCGTGCCCCCGGCCGCAGGTCAGGGGCACGCGATCACACGTACGAGTCGTCGTCCGGGTTGATCGGGTCGATCGGCCCGATGCCTGCGATCACGGTCTCCTGGGAGCGCTCGTGCAGGCGGTCGCGGCCGCGGCGCACCGCGACGAGGAACTTGTCGAGGTTGACCTCGAGCGTGGAGAGGATGCCGTCGGCCCAGTCCTCCATCTCCAGGCGCGTCTCGCGCGCCTGCCGCCGGGCGTCGTCGACGATGTCGGAGGCCTGGCGCTCGGCGATCTTCACGATCTCCGTCTGGGACGCCTCGCGCACGGCCTGCTCGCGCGCCTCGCCGATGAGGCGGTCGCATTCGCGCTTGGCCTCGGCCAGCATCTCCTGGCGCTCCTTGACGATCCAGCGTGCCTGCTTGATCTCCTCGGGAATGGTGGCGCGCATCTGGTCGAGGATGTCGAAGATCTCCTCGCGGTCGATACGCACCTGGTCGGTGAGGGGCACCGCCTTCGCGTTGTGCACGAGGTCGTCGAGCTTGTCGATGAGAACGAGGACGTCCATGGCTCGAATCCTACTCCTGGGGGCTGAGAGGCGCGCCGGGACGACCGTCCGGGAACATCTCCCGGAAGCGGCGCGCCACGGCCTCGGGCACCAGCTCGTCCACCTTTCCCCCGAACGAGGCGATCTCCTTCACGCCGCTCGAGGAGATGAAGCTGTACTGCGGGCTCGCCATCACGTACATGGTCTCGATCTCCGGCGCGAGCAGGCGGTTGAGGTGGTTCATCTGCGCCTCCCACTCGAAGTCGGCGATCACGCGCAGGCCCTTCACCATCGTCTTCGCGTCGTGCTTGCGGGCGAAGTCGACGACGAGCTCGTGGAAGACGTCCACCTCGACGTTGTCGAGCGACGCGAGCGCCTCCTCGAGGAAGGCGACCCGGTCGTCGAGCGAGAACATCGTCTGCTTGTGGTGGGGATCGCGGACGACGCCGACGACGATGCGGTCGAAGATCGACGCGGCGCGGCGGATCACGTCGACATGGCCGTTCGTGACCGGGTCGTACGTCCCTGGGTAGATTGCGGTGATCATCGGGAGAAGAGTGTGATCCGGGCCGAACCGTAGCGGCGGCTGGTGACGAGGTGGAGGGGCAGCTCCGGCTCGACCCGCGCGGACGTCTCCACGACGAGCAGCCCGGCGGGCGCGAGCAGCGGCGGAATCGCCTCGGCAAGCGGCGCCTGGAGATCGCTCCAGGCGCCGTACGGCGGGTCCGCGAGGACGAGGTCGTAGACGCGGCCGGCCGCGCGCTCCTCGCGCAGCGCCTGGAAGGCGTCCTTGCCGAGGACGACGGCGCCGGCGAGGCGCAGCCGCGCCAGGTTGTCCTCGATGACACGGCAGGCCGCCCTGTCCGACTCGACGAAGACGCAGCGGCGGGCGCCGCGGGAGAGCGCCTCGAGGCCCATCGCGCCGGAGCCGGCGAACAGGTCGAGCACCTGGGCGCCGGCGACGGGGCCGATGAGGTTGTAGGCGGCCTCGCGTGCCCGATCGGACGTGGGGCGGGTCGCGAGCCCCTTCGGCGCGGCGATCTTCGCGCCGCGGCGCTCGCCGGCGACGATCCTCACGGCCCCGCACCCGGCGCGATCACGCGCAGCCAGGCCCGGACGGCCTCGCGCCCGAGCCGTCGGTCGTAGACGAGCATCGCCTCGGGAGCTATCGACAGCGCCGTCGCCAGAAGCGATCTTCGCGGCCCTCGAGCAGGATCTCCGATGCCGTCTTCGGCCCGTGCGCCTGCGCCAGGCGCGTCGGCGGGCGGAAGGGGCGGCCGGGCGCGGCTCGTCCGCTCGCGATCAGCCGCTCGAGCGGATCCTCGTCGTACGGCGCGATCACGGCCACGGGAATGCCGCCTCTCGTCCCCTCGAGCCGTTCGCCCGACTCCACGCGCCGCGAGGCGGCCGTCAGCGTGTCGCGAAGCTCCCTGATGCCGATCCGCGTGGTCACCGGTGGTCACACCCTGCCAGACGGCGTCGCCCCCCCGCAACCCTTCCCCGCTCAGGAGTCTCCGAGATGGTCGGCCTCGCCGAGCAGCACGCCGACGGCGTCCGCGAGCAGCTCGGCGTCGCCGAGACGGCGCGCAGCCTCTCGTGCCCGCTCGAGCAGGTCCATGTCCTGCCGGAGCTTCGTGAAGCGCAGATCGGAGAGGCCCGACTGGCGCGCGCCGAGCAGCTGGCCCTCGCCGCGGATCTCGAGGTCGCGCTCGGCGAGCTCGAACCCGTCTGCCGACTCCACCATCGCCTCGAGCCGCTCGCGGGCGGCGTCGGTGAGCTCCTCCTTGCGGCGCGACACGAGCAGGCAGTACGACTGCTCCGCGCCGCGCCCGACGCGGCCGCGCAGCTGGTGCAGCTGTGCGAGGCCGAAGCGGTCGGCCTCCTGCACGATCATGATCGTCGCGTTGGGCACGTCCACGCCGACCTCGACCACCGTCGTGGCGACGAGCACGTCTATCTCCCCCGCCTTGAACTGCGCCATCAGCGCGCGCCGGTCGCCCGGGTTGAGCCGTCCGTGCATGCAGCCGACCCGGAACCCCTTCAGCTCGGAGCGCCGCAGCCGCTCGGCCTCGTCCTCGGCTGCGCGCGCGAGGGTCGTCTCGGATGCCTCGATCAGCGGGCAGACGACGTACGCCTGGCGTCCCGCGGCCAGGTGCCGCGTGAGGCGCTCGTACGCCTCCGAGCTGCGGTCGTCGGTGACCCAGGCGGTCACGATCGGCCTGCGGTTCGCCGGCGGTGCCGCGATCTCCGACACGGCGAGGTCGCCGTACACCGTGAGCGCGAGCGTGCGCGGGATCGGCGTCGCGGTCATGTGCAGGACGTGCGGCGCGCGTCCTCCCGCGAGCGCCGAGCGCTGCTCGACGCCGAAGCGCTGCTGCTCGTCCACCACGGCGACGGCGAGGTCGTGGAACGCGACCTCCCGTTGGATGAGCGCGTGCGTGCCGACCGCGACCTGCACGTCGCCGGACGCGATGAGCCGGCGGACGTTCGCATGCTCTCTCGCGCCGAGCGCGCTCGTGAGCAGCGCCACCCGCACCCCGAGCTCCGCGCACAGACCCTCGATCGTGAGGAGATGCTGCTCGGCGAGGACCTCGGTCGGCGCCATCATCGCGCCCTGGCGGCCCGCCTCGACGGCGCGGAGCAGCGCGTACAGCGCGACGACGGTCTTCCCCGAGCCGACGTCGCCCTGCAG encodes:
- the coaD gene encoding pantetheine-phosphate adenylyltransferase, which codes for MITAIYPGTYDPVTNGHVDVIRRAASIFDRIVVGVVRDPHHKQTMFSLDDRVAFLEEALASLDNVEVDVFHELVVDFARKHDAKTMVKGLRVIADFEWEAQMNHLNRLLAPEIETMYVMASPQYSFISSSGVKEIASFGGKVDELVPEAVARRFREMFPDGRPGAPLSPQE
- the recG gene encoding ATP-dependent DNA helicase RecG, whose translation is MPRATTTTRSPVGFAGLDPPSAWPRPRALPPAAVTERDVDTLPGVGPAVRKRLSRLGLRTVGDLLAHRPRRYEHPVDERSIVELHGDAEAVIEGTVERSRSRRRGRLHILTARVSDGSGEVDATWFNQPWLERQLVPGVRVRLRGKPNRYGFQVESYDLGEATETADFAPVYPSSEQLEQKRLRSIVASALPYARAGGDPLPALLRQAERLPLRADALTALHHPRSLEEAEMGRRRLAFDELLTLQLALARRAAEREQLVAAALPAPGTLVARYRQVLPFTLTGAQEAAIAEIDADLGRTRPMQRLLQGDVGSGKTVVALYALLRAVEAGRQGAMMAPTEVLAEQHLLTIEGLCAELGVRVALLTSALGAREHANVRRLIASGDVQVAVGTHALIQREVAFHDLAVAVVDEQQRFGVEQRSALAGGRAPHVLHMTATPIPRTLALTVYGDLAVSEIAAPPANRRPIVTAWVTDDRSSEAYERLTRHLAAGRQAYVVCPLIEASETTLARAAEDEAERLRRSELKGFRVGCMHGRLNPGDRRALMAQFKAGEIDVLVATTVVEVGVDVPNATIMIVQEADRFGLAQLHQLRGRVGRGAEQSYCLLVSRRKEELTDAARERLEAMVESADGFELAERDLEIRGEGQLLGARQSGLSDLRFTKLRQDMDLLERAREAARRLGDAELLADAVGVLLGEADHLGDS
- a CDS encoding type II toxin-antitoxin system Phd/YefM family antitoxin, producing the protein MTTRIGIRELRDTLTAASRRVESGERLEGTRGGIPVAVIAPYDEDPLERLIASGRAAPGRPFRPPTRLAQAHGPKTASEILLEGREDRFWRRRCR
- the rsmD gene encoding 16S rRNA (guanine(966)-N(2))-methyltransferase RsmD gives rise to the protein MRIVAGERRGAKIAAPKGLATRPTSDRAREAAYNLIGPVAGAQVLDLFAGSGAMGLEALSRGARRCVFVESDRAACRVIEDNLARLRLAGAVVLGKDAFQALREERAAGRVYDLVLADPPYGAWSDLQAPLAEAIPPLLAPAGLLVVETSARVEPELPLHLVTSRRYGSARITLFSR
- a CDS encoding YceD family protein, encoding MTTFPLRRLRLRPGEDHQDAVAIALEPFDLGGQRYLPVPAEVTADLLAQRATSGHVFRIRFAARLHGPCMRCLGDAVLELSVDTTEYQASDESAPEELRSEYVVDDQLRLSQWARDAIALALPDRILCRDDCAGLCPACGANLNDEPHVHEEAVADPRWAALEALREDG